The Vitis vinifera cultivar Pinot Noir 40024 chromosome 18, ASM3070453v1 region AGTAAAGATACAATACATTATTGGGGtcaattttgtaaatttcacaTAATCCAATATAGTTagattaaatttatttacaaaatggaACATGATTTCGTACCATattgtttatatataataaacaaattttgttCGCGTAAGGAAATtctaacaaaatttattaacgaataaattttatttgaagagATTTTACAATTTGGTTTTTTTAGGACAAAGCACGAACCCAACAAGGCAAGAATCCAATCATAATCATCACCTTGCGACAAGGAATTCACAATGCAGCtcttcctttctctttctctttattCTTATTCTTTCTTCTCAACGTGCAAAAACGAGTTCACACCGTGGCATCCGCATGCAAGAAAGAGCACCCagaaaatccaaatccaaatcctAAAGGAATCAAATCTTCACAAAGGCTTGGGAAAGCTTTTTCACTTTTAATCTTAAATCAGAGACTGCATACCGGCCTTTGAACATTTCTATTTAGTTGTTCACATTACTTTCCCTCAAATTCTTCCAAAGCACCCCATAAAAGGTGGAAAAGACTTGTGTTGATGCTAGTGCCATTGGTGATTTAGAAATTCAAAGGTTCGAAAAGTAGCCAGCCAAAATTCGAGCGTTTATAATTTGGATAAAGGAAGGTGGATACCCAAGTGTAAATGGCAAGGGATCACAAACCTCAACTTCTACTTTAAAGGAAGAGCACGAGCCGGGAGTGGCTTGGTATTTAGGACGTGTATAAAATGAAtattcttctctcttctttcctttttctctttattttattttatttggtatgTTAGCCCTCGTGTGTCCCTTCTAATCATAATATAGTCGCATTTTACAAATCCTCTTTAATCCACAGAACGACACTGCAAGAATGGGATAGGTATGCACTCCAAAAGTAACATGGTGCATGCTTTATAGCCGGGTTCTTAATTCTTTTGCCTGGGATAAAGGTAAAACAGCCATCTCAAAAATGCTATGCTCATCTTCTGAGACGTAATAGAATCAATTTTACCTTTTCACCTTTTCAAATCCACTAAGACCAATTGGACCATAATTGATATATTCCCATTTACAACCTTCgcaaccaaaataaaaaagatgaaaaattaatcatttttcagAGTGAGTTATTCCTTAAAACCTGCATCGTCCATGCTATAAACATTATAAGATGGCTCAGATATTCAAAGAAATGCTTGGGTAGCACCTAGGGTTTATCTGTAAGATACCAAATTCTTATGGAGCAGGCCCCAATTGTTGACAGAACAGAACAGCAATTGACTACTCACCTTATCCATGCTAAGGTTGCATATTCTAATCAAAAGAGTTGATGCTAATGGCAGCATCAACAACCACGGCTCATACAGCCACAAGCAATGCCTGGTCAATGCCATCACCTTTCAAAACAAAATCTGGACTCCATTCCCCTTCAAAAGAACCACCTCCCACCCCCATcctttattgttcttgatatttctaatcaagaaatttccAGCAGTTCTCATCatgagaaaaatgataaatctCTCTTATCTTCCAAACAGATATTCACATCATTGGTACAATTACAAATAACTGAAAACACTAGGTAAAGAGGTGGTAGTAAATATTAATGCGGAACAGAAAATTAATCTAATTCACTGATCAAACAGATCACATGGAAAAACCTAAGTTGTGTTCAAAAGAAGCCCGCCAACCCTGCAGGGAGAGTCATTCACAGTTTCTCTTCTCTAAAGTAGGTCCTCTCCAAACCAACCAAAAACACGGCAGCAAAGGAGGCTGAACGAATTAGTCATCAACTAAATTTACCAATTTCTATCTTCTTCTTGATTGCCTTTTGACTATGGTATATGAAGGAATCTAATATCCCTGAAACAGTGAAAACACCTAAACACAAAAGCCAACAAACATTTGTTACATATCCAATCAAGGTGTAAAAAGGGAATACAATTATTGAGGTATGGTAAAGAAGATCATTTACATggattttaaaacttgaaaaaagtCAGAAGAATTCCCATGTTTGCCTGTTGATATAATACATCAACTTACCAGGAGAAGGAATGAATTCCCAGTTGATGCATGACAGGGAGTGAGGAAGAGAGGGAATTTAAAGATATATATGCAAAACGTTAAAGTTTAATATGTAATGTTTTCCCATTTTTGTTGTACATGAAAGGAAGGGAGGGAGAGAGTCATCAATGAAGGAACTTAAGGAATAAAAGATAGATATGCAAATCAACCTCAGTCATATTAGAGTATCCAGAGTAACAACAAATTAACCTCATTCATGTTTAAGTAATATAAGTAACAGTAAGAAGGCAAAACAAGTGCCCTAACTAAATAAGAGGAAAAAGGAAGCGAGGAAGCTACCTCCAACTATGGCACAGACATTTGTTAGGAAGTGCAAGAATGACACATGCTCCTCTGTGAAAGTCACCTGTTACAGGGAATCAGATATGAGAGACTGGTAAAAACATACTTAACCCAAAATAGCATGTGctttcagtttgagttttcaaagtaataataaccatagagaaagaagattttcataattttagggggaaaaaaaacaggaaaggaaagaaatgaataaTGCTAAAGGAGTCATTGGCTGAACTGCATTAGTGAGGATAACCTGTCGCCCAGCATCACCAATATTACTTACGACCAGTAATTAAATCTTGAACTTGCTTATGCAAACATGGAACCACCCAAACTTTACCTTGATTGGAGAAAGGTCATAGAAGAAGAAAACTCCAGGAAGAGACTGAAGGCGACCTAGTTCTGCATTCCTAAAATGTTCTGTAACAGAGAACtgcataaaaaaaagaatagtgcATCTTATCTTATGTTCAAAAGGAAGCTTAGGCATAAGTCAGAGTGTAACAATTTTGATGTGTTTAACGGCACCTGATTTGTTGAGATAGTGTGCCCACTCACATGTGTATATACAGTGGGTACAACCTGCAACACAGCAGATTCTTCGATTATTTTACATCATGTGCATAACTATCAACACTACTATAAAATTTGGAAAGTAAAAGGGAAACAAAAACTACAACTGGTCATGTCTTTTCACAGTTTCCTGTAGAATTAATGTTGGGATGAAATTTTATAATCTACATACTATGTACTAACATCTAAAAGGAAGATGGAGCAAAGCCCGAGTAAAAGCCAGTTTCCAATATAGAACACTCTCATAATTTGTTAAGGAACTCAAAAAGGACACATTTGCAGAAGAATTCCCTATAACACCAAAAAGATACTAAGGTGTAACACTGGGAAAAAGCCTCCAATACCAAAACACCATTATTAACCAAATATGTAGTTTCTAAACGTCCCTAGAGCTCCAATGATGTTAATTACTTCTTCACCACCACTGAATATTTTGCATGAGCTGCCTCTTACTTCTCCTATTCACCAAATGACATTAATGCAAGCAGCCTTGAAGGGAAAACTTAAGTTTTGACTAACCATCAATCAAACGGGATAGCACCTATCTCATCGCTGTTGATATTCTCCTTGATCAAAAGGCTTAGAGAATCATTAGACCGTACTACCTCAGCATTCTCTGAGAGTTAACCAAACACCATTTGCATCAATTTTCCCCAGGAATAACCAGCATCTATTGGAGTATCTTTCAGTGGCGCTTCCATGTTTTGAGAACAAAGAAACAGGAAGCAGATAATCCAAAATCCGTCCaatattaagaagaaaaaagaatatcCTCAATGCCAAATACTACACAACCATGCAAAAGTAAACTCAATAGAATCATCTCCAAAATTCTTTGGTTCCTTTCTCAAATGAACCAAACTTTCCATGGGATATGGGCATTACAACAAATACATCCCCAGAGCCTGGAAAGAAGGAACCAAAACTAATCCATTGAAGGTGCCTCACTAAAACTAGCATCATTTAGTGCCTAGAATGAAAGTGACATTTCATAATGGAGAAAAGATGAGATCAGCTGATTTTCTCACACATTCACTCACAATGCATCAAAGAGGGAGGGAGCATcgtacttttttcttttttaattattataagtAAGCGcaaaattttgtgaataaaacaacaaaaaactatCCACGAAGGTACACAGGATTGTATACAATGAGTATCAAAAAGCTATGCCATAGAAAGATAAAACACAAAAACCCACTCCCTCCCTTAGTTAGCTCCCACCCAATCTTCATTGGCCAAAATAGATTGATTTGCACCTAGAACATAAGTTAAAGAAGTTAGTCCATCCATTCCCATGTTCACACTTGCTTGTTGCGATTCTGCTCGTAGCCATGTCAATCTTCAAACCTAAAAtgaattgataaatatatatatttatttatttggatagGAAGATGGGATGAAGAGGAGATTGTGCCTGCAACAAACTTTAAGTGGGAGATGAGAGAATAATCTCATTCCCAGAAAATTCCTCTCCACACtgcatgaattttaaaaatatatctgTTTATTatatgcaagtaaaacatttcagagagggagaaagaaaaagagaaaaagagaaaaatagaaaaaatcacaTAGAGAATGCTAACCTTGATGAAATACTGATACATCCCACTTGGAGTTGCCTGTATCCATTGCACActgaaaattaaaacaataaaagagaATATATTAATGCAATTTCATAAAACCAAGGAGAAGGCCAGCATCTAATCAATTGAATCATAAAAAAGAATTTCtagaaaaaatgattaaaggggatgaaaagaaaagaatattaccCATCGAGAGGATTCACAACACCAGGGAAATAGTCTCCAAAAGCTAACCTGTTGATCTTGTGACTAATCTGTATCACAAAATAGAAGGATGATAATGTGTATCACTTAATGcagacaatttttttattttattttaaaaatgtttgaacATCTACTACCAGAGCTCAAGCCAGTAGGAATATATCTCACATTAAAGCTATCCTTTTGAAATGCCAGCAGATCGTGTACATGAATATTTGATTGTTGAAAGCTTTTCCCAGGTGCAAAATGGAAATTCCCAGCAACCTTATTAACTTCCAAGAATCCATATATATTACACCCTTCACCTTCTTCATCTTTAATCCTTTGCAGAAAACCTTCTCTCTTGCACTGGATGTcatataaaaatcataaagGCGAAAAAGACGAAAGTTtaaattcatgaagaaaattTGCAACTCatacaatcaataaaatcatgaCACAACTCATGATCGGTCCTTTTCTGAATCAGTGAAAAATGAGGGGAAGAACATCTCCAGAGGcagaatagtttttaagaaaacaTCAGATACCCAcatcatatttataaatatagtTAGACAAGGCTACATGATATCTCTGTTGATTGTCCTGGTGTTTACCTAGACAACTGCACAATAGCCACatcaatataatattatatgGGTCACGTTACTTTATACATGATTTGAAGGGAATGGGTTGTGTATCCATGGGAACCATGTCGATACCACATTGCATAAGTTGCATCACTCAATACACAGTTCTAAGGGGAGTTGTCCTGTATCCATGGTTTTTCCTGGTCCTGCAAGTGGGGCAAGTGGGTTTCCTcattatcaaaagaaaaaataaatatctagTTGGGATACAGACTTTGTTGTTTTTGATGCAAAGTGAATGTTATTGAAAAGAGAACTAATCAAGTATGGATCCTGCACAAAGTCCTGACACTTTATGGACATTCCTGATTTAGGAAAGGTTGGTTAATCATGATAATATTGTAAGTTGATCTTTCACATCCCTCTAAGATCAGATGACTAAATGATGAAAGCAATCAGGAATACCTATAACATGAATTGTCTCATGTTACTAATTTCACCTTCTGCGGCTAAATGTACTAGCAAATATTTGATACAAAAAATCCAATTCTGCACTATTAGTGATGGATCGCACAAAATGAACCTGGTGTGGGATTCAGATGGGAGCAAGAGCAACATTTTCCCTATGACATTTCCAGTTTTAAACAATTTAGATCTCACTAAAGatattataaaagttaaataaatatttatgtaTTATCAAAGTCAAGTGATGATACAATTATGGCTTAATAAAATAGGagggataaaaataaataaatatataatccAAATTCAGTAGTAGCAAGGATGGATCAAACCAAATGAAACCTACAGCAGGAAATCATGTGGTAGCAAGagcaacattttttattttttatcagaaacaaacaaatgtattaattgatatgaaaagcatgagaaggatgagaagtcTTCCCCATAATGTACAAACCTGAttaaaagaaactaagaaaACCTCCACAAAACAAGGATGGCTATACAATAAGGACAAAAGGCCTATACAAGTATAACAACAGCAGCCCTTGTAACCCAACCCTAATGTGTACAAATGGAGAGCCAACTAAGCTAAATAACACTCAAAGGGTAGGGTTTAAAAATGTCTGTAAAGTAAGCCCAAAAAAAACCATAGAAATGAAGCAAATCCCACGACGACTATGGCGTCCTCCAAGTATCCTCGAAAATCCATGCGCTCCTCCAAGAGCAACATCTTCCCTAGAATAACTATAAGGATGACAAATCTGTTCATTAAATGTCTTCTCATGGGTGGCTGCACTAAATATTTGATATCTTCACTTAGCTAATCAGGTGATAGATGAGCTagctaaaagaaaaacaaaa contains the following coding sequences:
- the LOC100250637 gene encoding uncharacterized protein LOC100250637, giving the protein MDNIINKLRNLDAYPKINEDFYSRTLSGGVITLASSIFMLLLFISELRLYLHAVTETKLVVDTSRGETLRINFDVTFPALPCSILSLDAMDISGEQHLDVRHDIIKKRIDAHGSVIEARQDGIGSPKIEKPLQKHGGRLEHNETYCGSCYGAEASDDDCCNNCEEVREAYRKKGWAMSNPDLIDQCKREGFLQRIKDEEGEGCNIYGFLEVNKVAGNFHFAPGKSFQQSNIHVHDLLAFQKDSFNISHKINRLAFGDYFPGVVNPLDGVQWIQATPSGMYQYFIKVVPTVYTHVSGHTISTNQFSVTEHFRNAELGRLQSLPGVFFFYDLSPIKVTFTEEHVSFLHFLTNVCAIVGGVFTVSGILDSFIYHSQKAIKKKIEIGKFS